A section of the Prochlorococcus marinus XMU1402 genome encodes:
- a CDS encoding alpha-D-glucose phosphate-specific phosphoglucomutase — translation MTQVSVININSPFLDQKPGTSGLRKSTLKFQEEHYLEIFIEAILQSLEDLKGSTLVVGGDGRYGNIEAIEKIIQICIAHKVQKVIVPKYGLLSTPATSNLIRQENAIGGIILSASHNPGGIDGDFGVKLNISNGGPAPEIITNKIFKASQLLTSYKICKIQLPDFSEYGTYPYGETTLEIIDGLKDYSNLMEKIFDFDQISDFLKKDFSLIFDAMNAVTGPYAKNIFVEKMGLAHDCVMNSNPLKDFGGLHPDPNLTYASHLADLLLNKKSYSFGAACDGDGDRNMILGSGCFVNPSDSLAVITANTKCVPGYKDGITGVARSMPTSSAVDNVARALNIPCFETPTGWKFFGNLLDSNLITLCGEESFGTGSNHVREKDGLWAVLYWLQVLAEKKCSVSDLMQNHWKQFGRNYYSRHDYEAIPSNIANQIFSNLTSMLEQLKGNSFAGHLVKVADNFSYLDPVDNSTSENQGLRLVLDDNSRIIVRLSGTGTKGATLRLYFEKFFNPKKNLSLNPQIALKPLINDLDDLLNISKLTKMETPTVIT, via the coding sequence ATGACTCAAGTTAGTGTAATTAATATCAATTCTCCTTTTCTAGATCAAAAACCAGGAACTTCTGGTTTAAGAAAAAGTACTTTAAAGTTTCAGGAAGAACATTATCTGGAAATTTTTATTGAAGCAATCTTACAATCATTAGAAGATTTAAAAGGTTCAACATTGGTAGTTGGTGGTGACGGCAGATATGGCAATATTGAAGCAATAGAAAAAATTATTCAAATATGCATTGCTCATAAAGTTCAAAAGGTTATTGTTCCAAAATATGGTTTATTATCTACTCCTGCGACATCAAATTTAATCAGACAAGAAAACGCTATTGGTGGAATTATTCTCTCTGCAAGCCATAATCCAGGTGGAATTGATGGCGACTTTGGAGTCAAATTGAATATCTCTAATGGTGGCCCAGCTCCTGAGATAATTACTAATAAGATTTTCAAGGCTTCGCAATTACTAACTAGTTATAAAATTTGTAAAATTCAATTACCTGATTTTAGTGAATATGGAACTTATCCTTACGGTGAAACTACCTTAGAAATTATTGATGGATTAAAAGATTATTCTAATTTGATGGAGAAAATTTTTGATTTTGATCAAATTAGTGATTTTTTAAAAAAAGACTTCTCGCTAATTTTTGATGCAATGAATGCTGTTACAGGCCCATATGCAAAAAATATTTTTGTTGAAAAAATGGGTCTTGCACACGATTGTGTCATGAATAGTAACCCGTTAAAAGATTTTGGAGGTTTACATCCTGATCCTAATCTTACTTATGCTTCCCACTTAGCTGATTTGTTATTAAATAAAAAATCTTATAGTTTTGGTGCTGCATGTGATGGAGATGGAGATAGGAATATGATTTTAGGAAGTGGATGTTTTGTTAATCCTAGTGATAGCCTTGCAGTTATCACTGCTAACACAAAATGTGTTCCTGGTTATAAAGATGGTATTACAGGTGTAGCACGATCTATGCCAACCAGCTCAGCGGTTGATAATGTTGCTAGAGCATTAAATATACCTTGTTTCGAGACACCTACTGGCTGGAAGTTTTTTGGAAATCTTTTAGATTCTAATTTAATAACTTTATGTGGAGAAGAAAGTTTTGGAACAGGTAGTAATCATGTGAGAGAGAAAGATGGACTATGGGCAGTTTTGTACTGGTTACAAGTTTTAGCTGAGAAAAAATGTTCGGTAAGTGATTTGATGCAGAATCATTGGAAACAATTTGGTAGAAATTATTATTCAAGACATGATTATGAGGCTATTCCCTCAAATATTGCTAATCAAATCTTTTCTAACCTAACTTCTATGCTTGAACAGTTAAAAGGAAATAGTTTTGCTGGCCATTTAGTTAAAGTTGCAGATAACTTTTCATATTTAGATCCCGTTGATAATTCCACAAGTGAAAATCAAGGTTTAAGATTGGTGCTTGATGATAATTCTCGAATAATTGTGCGCCTTTCCGGAACTGGAACTAAGGGTGCAACATTAAGACTTTATTTTGAGAAATTTTTCAATCCAAAAAAGAATCTTTCGTTAAATCCTCAGATCGCTTTGAAACCTCTAATAAATGATTTAGATGATTTATTAAACATTTCAAAACTTACTAAAATGGAAACTCCTACAGTAATTACATAA
- a CDS encoding replication-associated recombination protein A, whose amino-acid sequence MHSENLFTNYSQIENNAPLADQLRPKNLEDFFGQQSILNENSLLRSAILNDKISNFIFSGPPGVGKTTLIEIISFNTRSKLIKLNAVLSSVKELRNEIANAKDRLINSKRKTILFIDEVHRLTSVQQDALLPSIENGTITFIGATTENPFFAVNKALVSRSRIFTLLPLSENDLQKIIQKVINHYSKRKDSKKICLTQDAVTHLIKFSGGDARTLINALEMAIETTVENDPKEIKINLSIAEDAIQKKNIVYDKNGQNHYDVISAFIKSIRGSDPNATLFWLANMLEAGEDPNFIFRRLLISASEDIGIADPNAIVVVQSCCDAFDRVGFPEGLYFLTQASLFLAMSPKSNSTKSIFKAIETIKSTNAFDVPLHLKNNSNSYVNPHNYPGNWVAQEYLPKSFRGLKIWEPNNGWENTQYEKLLRRKEN is encoded by the coding sequence ATGCATTCAGAAAATTTATTTACTAATTATTCTCAAATAGAAAATAATGCTCCTTTGGCAGATCAATTAAGGCCAAAGAATTTGGAAGACTTTTTTGGTCAACAATCCATCCTGAATGAGAATTCGCTTTTAAGAAGTGCAATATTAAACGATAAAATTAGTAATTTTATTTTTTCTGGCCCTCCAGGTGTTGGAAAAACTACTCTTATTGAAATTATTTCCTTTAATACGCGTTCAAAATTAATTAAGTTAAATGCAGTATTATCAAGTGTTAAAGAATTAAGAAATGAAATCGCTAATGCAAAAGATAGACTAATAAATTCAAAAAGAAAAACAATTTTATTTATTGATGAGGTTCATAGATTAACATCAGTTCAGCAAGATGCTTTATTACCTTCAATAGAAAATGGAACTATAACTTTTATTGGTGCTACAACTGAAAACCCTTTCTTTGCTGTTAATAAAGCGCTTGTTAGTAGGTCTCGTATTTTTACATTACTTCCTTTGTCAGAAAATGATTTGCAGAAAATTATACAAAAAGTGATAAATCATTATTCTAAAAGAAAAGATTCAAAAAAGATTTGTTTAACTCAAGATGCTGTAACTCATTTAATAAAATTTTCTGGCGGTGATGCAAGAACATTAATCAATGCGCTAGAGATGGCCATTGAAACAACTGTTGAAAATGATCCTAAAGAAATCAAGATTAATCTCTCAATAGCAGAGGATGCAATTCAAAAGAAAAATATTGTTTACGATAAAAATGGTCAAAATCATTACGATGTAATTAGCGCCTTTATCAAGTCCATAAGAGGTTCTGATCCCAATGCAACTTTATTCTGGCTCGCGAATATGCTGGAGGCTGGTGAAGATCCTAATTTTATTTTTAGAAGACTACTTATATCTGCCAGTGAAGATATTGGAATAGCTGATCCTAATGCCATAGTAGTTGTACAATCTTGTTGTGATGCTTTTGATAGAGTTGGTTTTCCAGAAGGATTATATTTTTTAACTCAGGCTTCTTTATTTTTAGCTATGTCTCCAAAAAGTAATAGTACGAAAAGTATTTTTAAAGCAATTGAAACAATCAAATCTACCAATGCTTTTGATGTTCCACTTCATTTAAAAAATAATTCTAATAGTTATGTCAATCCTCATAATTATCCTGGTAATTGGGTTGCACAAGAATATCTTCCTAAATCTTTTAGAGGTTTAAAAATATGGGAACCAAATAATGGATGGGAAAACACTCAATATGAAAAACTGCTTAGAAGAAAAGAAAACTAA
- a CDS encoding 4'-phosphopantetheinyl transferase family protein translates to MKLLNEYEYKIPKIWFYEIKGVQDVATVEEIKTAKNLTNSRSKIFLETRAYLRQSLSTLFDLDPLEIPINALPGEPPSLPSGMGNISLSHCKDAITIVWHKGKIGVDIERTDRDFNHIKFAEKYFFHTNKSNHNNYLTKNMILNQWCAVEAAIKWDHGKLAKDINHWQFFEKPKELIHKKKNIHLNYSQINFHNWTIVLAYEEKTTLNPEIICCSKNF, encoded by the coding sequence TTGAAATTATTAAATGAGTATGAATATAAAATACCAAAAATTTGGTTTTATGAGATTAAAGGTGTGCAAGATGTCGCAACTGTGGAAGAAATTAAAACTGCAAAAAACCTAACAAATTCAAGATCAAAGATTTTTTTAGAAACAAGAGCTTATTTGCGACAATCACTTTCAACACTTTTTGATTTAGACCCCCTAGAAATTCCAATAAATGCTCTTCCTGGAGAACCTCCCAGTTTACCCTCTGGCATGGGAAATATAAGTTTAAGTCATTGTAAAGATGCTATTACTATAGTTTGGCATAAAGGTAAAATAGGGGTTGATATTGAAAGAACAGATAGAGATTTTAACCATATAAAATTTGCAGAAAAATATTTTTTTCATACCAATAAATCAAACCATAATAATTATTTAACAAAAAATATGATATTAAATCAATGGTGTGCTGTTGAAGCAGCTATAAAATGGGATCATGGAAAATTAGCTAAAGACATTAACCATTGGCAATTTTTTGAAAAGCCAAAGGAGTTAATTCATAAAAAGAAAAATATACATTTAAATTATTCACAGATTAACTTCCATAATTGGACAATCGTTTTAGCCTATGAAGAAAAAACTACTTTGAATCCTGAGATTATTTGTTGTTCGAAAAATTTTTAG
- the bcp gene encoding thioredoxin-dependent thiol peroxidase, with amino-acid sequence MALKVGDKAPEFKLKDSFEKEVSLSDFKGKRIILYFYPKDNTPGCTKEACNFKENWDLLQKNNIVVLGISKDNASSHQKFIEKFNLPFILLTDPEPFKVSSDYDSYGLKKFMGKEYMGMMRNTFLIDTEGNIEKIYLKVKAAIMADHIIADLGLS; translated from the coding sequence ATGGCTCTTAAGGTTGGCGACAAAGCACCAGAATTTAAATTAAAAGATTCTTTTGAGAAAGAAGTTTCTCTTAGTGATTTTAAAGGTAAACGAATAATACTATATTTTTATCCAAAAGATAATACTCCAGGATGTACTAAAGAAGCATGTAATTTTAAAGAGAATTGGGATTTACTTCAAAAAAATAATATTGTTGTGCTTGGTATTAGTAAAGATAATGCATCCTCTCATCAGAAGTTTATAGAAAAATTTAACTTACCTTTTATTCTTTTAACTGATCCTGAACCTTTCAAGGTTTCTTCTGATTATGATAGCTATGGATTGAAGAAATTCATGGGAAAAGAATATATGGGAATGATGAGAAATACTTTTTTAATTGATACTGAAGGTAACATCGAAAAAATTTACTTAAAGGTAAAAGCAGCAATAATGGCTGATCATATAATTGCAGACCTTGGGTTAAGCTAA
- a CDS encoding type III pantothenate kinase, whose protein sequence is MISGINFLLVGNSRLHWAKYSNNQSEFFHTKKEQKVPENIDLDQLIWASVGKLPNFLLKKENEIKTKDIQISNLPDNFGVDRALACFASYKIIENPFKKDLLIADFGTILSITKLNSNGFIIGGQLLPGFLTQLKSMEQNTKNLKVPKKYDIPIKDFLINTEEAILKGVINSLTGVINSLFNPEKDILIICGGDSQLLAKSLKVQKENIINAPNLVMEGMIIHHLSLRKLA, encoded by the coding sequence ATGATCTCAGGTATAAATTTTTTATTAGTAGGCAATAGTAGGCTTCATTGGGCAAAATATTCTAACAATCAATCTGAATTCTTCCATACCAAAAAAGAGCAAAAAGTTCCCGAAAATATAGATCTTGATCAATTAATTTGGGCTTCTGTAGGAAAACTACCAAATTTTTTGCTGAAAAAAGAAAATGAAATAAAAACTAAAGATATTCAAATATCAAATCTTCCCGATAATTTTGGAGTTGATAGAGCTCTTGCTTGTTTTGCCTCTTATAAAATTATTGAAAACCCTTTCAAAAAAGATTTGCTAATCGCAGATTTTGGAACAATATTATCAATAACAAAACTAAATTCAAATGGATTTATTATTGGAGGTCAACTTCTTCCAGGTTTTCTAACACAATTAAAATCAATGGAACAAAATACAAAAAATCTTAAAGTTCCCAAAAAATATGATATTCCGATCAAAGATTTTTTAATTAATACAGAAGAAGCAATCTTAAAAGGAGTAATCAACTCTCTTACTGGCGTGATTAATAGTTTGTTTAACCCAGAAAAGGATATTTTAATAATCTGTGGGGGAGACTCTCAATTACTTGCAAAATCTCTTAAGGTTCAAAAAGAAAATATTATCAATGCTCCTAATTTAGTTATGGAGGGGATGATTATTCACCACCTGTCCCTAAGAAAATTAGCTTAA
- a CDS encoding phosphoadenylyl-sulfate reductase encodes MIENIHQKIQPELIKKYNQELINIKPQEMLTWGYENFDSQFAITTSFGIQSSVLLNMVSKLCLQRKIKIFWIDTGYLPPETYQYAEKLIKDLSLEVEVLQSELSPARMEAKYGKLWETNKESDLDKYHELRKIKPLENGLEKYNIFCWASGVRSSQTENRSKMKFIDVIRKRLSLRPLLNWTNKDIFYYMEENNLPAHPLFIKGYSSVGDWHSSSPDDIETKGRDTRFGGIKQECGIHTNN; translated from the coding sequence ATGATTGAAAACATCCACCAAAAAATTCAGCCTGAATTAATAAAAAAATATAATCAAGAACTAATAAATATAAAGCCTCAAGAAATGCTTACATGGGGTTATGAAAATTTTGATAGTCAATTTGCTATAACAACAAGTTTTGGAATACAGTCATCAGTTCTTTTAAATATGGTCAGTAAATTATGTCTGCAAAGAAAAATTAAAATATTTTGGATAGATACAGGTTACCTACCCCCAGAAACATACCAATACGCTGAAAAGCTCATTAAAGATTTATCCTTAGAAGTAGAAGTTCTGCAAAGTGAATTATCTCCAGCAAGAATGGAGGCCAAATACGGAAAACTTTGGGAAACAAATAAAGAGAGTGATTTAGATAAGTATCATGAATTGAGAAAGATAAAACCTTTAGAAAATGGTCTAGAAAAATATAATATTTTTTGCTGGGCAAGCGGTGTTAGATCAAGTCAAACAGAAAATAGAAGCAAAATGAAATTCATAGACGTAATTCGTAAAAGACTCTCTTTAAGACCTTTATTAAATTGGACAAATAAAGATATTTTTTATTACATGGAAGAGAATAATTTACCTGCCCATCCACTTTTTATCAAGGGTTATTCTTCTGTTGGAGATTGGCATTCAAGCAGTCCCGATGATATAGAAACAAAAGGTAGAGATACAAGATTTGGGGGAATTAAACAAGAATGTGGAATACACACTAATAATTAA